In one Platichthys flesus chromosome 3, fPlaFle2.1, whole genome shotgun sequence genomic region, the following are encoded:
- the LOC133942325 gene encoding transducin-like enhancer protein 1 isoform X1, which translates to MFPQGRHPTPHQAPGQPFKFTIPESLDRIKEEFQFLQAQYHSLKLECEKLASEKTEMQRHYVMYYEMSYGLNIEMHKQTEIAKRLNTICAQVIPFLSQEHQQQVVQAVERAKQVTMAELNAVIGVRGLPGLPPTQHLSHNHGGAPVPMAPHPAGLHPSQLGGSAGLLALSGALGGLPPHLAGKDNDKKPHMAGPDSHPGGPEHLREREPGTSNSLLPESLRNSDKRRNGPDFSNDTKKRKVEDKDSSHYDSDGDKSDDNLVVDVSNEDPASPRGTPLPSPRENGVDKARLLKKDPCSPASSASSASSSSLKSKEMAMRDKAGTPGLKSSTPTPRSDSTPGPSTTPGIRPSLSKPPSMEIPHPPPSGLRTPLAVPGPYPGAFGMLPHAAGMNGDLAGAAAYAAGLHNMSPQMSAAAAAAVAAYGRSPMVGFDPHSHMRIPPSLTGIPGGKPAYSFHVAADGQMQPVPFPPDALVGPGIPRHARQINTLNHGEVVCAVTISNPTRHVYTGGKGCVKVWDISHPGNKSPVSQLDCLNRDNYIRSCRLLPDGRTLIVGGEASTLSIWDLATPTPRIKAELTSSAPACYALAISPDSKVCFSCCSDGNIAVWDLHNQTLVRQFQGHTDGASCIDISNDGTKLWTGGLDNTVRSWDLREGRQLQQHDFTSQIFSLGYCPTGEWLAVGMESSNVEVLHVTKPDKYQLHLHESCVLSLQFAYCGKWFVSTGKDNLLNAWRTPYGASIFQSKESSSVLSCDISVDDKYIVTGSGDKKATVYEVIY; encoded by the exons ACTGAGATTGCCAAGAGACTAAACACCATCTGTGCACAAGTCATTCCCTTCCTCTCACAGGAG catcagcagcaggtcGTCCAGGCTGTAGAGCGAGCAAAACAGGTGACTATGGCAGAGCTCAATGCTGTCATCGGGGTACGTGGACTGCCAGGTCTTCCACCTACA CAGCATCTATCTCATAACCATGGTGGCGCCCCTGTGCCCATGGCCCCTCACCCGGCCGGCCTCCACCCCTCTCAGCTGGGTGGCTCGGCTGGCCTCCTGGCTCTGTCAGGAGCACTTGGTGGTCTTCCTCCACATCTGGCTGGAAAAGACAATGATAAAAAGCCTCACATGGCTGGACCAGATTCCCACCCCGGAGGACCTGAGCACCTgagag AGAGAGAGCCTGGAACT AGTAACTCGCTGCTGCCAGAAAGTCTCCGGAACTCAGATAAGCGACGCAACGGACCCGATTTTTCAAACGACACCAAGAAACGCAAGGTGGAAGACAAGGACTCCAGCCACTAT GATAGCGATGGTGACAAAAGTGATGATAACTTAGTGGTGGATGTTTCAAATGAG GATCCAGCCTCCCCCCGCGGCACTCCTCTCCCCTCACCCCGAGAGAACGGCGTGGATAAGGCACGTCTTCTCAAGAAAGACCCCTGTAGTCCGGCCTCTTCTGCTTCATCAgcaagctcctcctccctcaAGTCCAAAGAGATGGCAATG cgaGATAAAGCAGGCACACCTGGGCTAAAGTCAAGCACACCCACGCCCAGAAGTGACTCCACTCCTGGTCCGAGCACCACACCCGGAATCAGGCCCAGTCTGTCCAAACCCCCGTCCATGGAGATACCACATCCACCCC ctTCAGGTTTGCGGACACCCCTCGCTGTACCAGGCCCCTACCCGGGTGCTTTCGGTATGTTGCCCCATGCAGCAGGGATGAATGGGGACCTGGCAGGGGCTGCCGCCTATGCTGCTGGCCTGCACAACATGTCACCTCAGATGAgcgctgccgccgccgccgctgtgGCTGCATATGGCCGTTCACCCATG GTTGGGTTTGATCCTCATTCTCACATGAGAATCCCTCCCAGTCTGACCGGAATCCCTGGCGGCAAACC TGCCTACTCTTTTCACGTGGCCGCTGATGGACAGATGCAGCCAGTGCCATTCCCCCCGGATGCTTTGGTCGGCCCGGGAATCCCTCGCCACGCCCGTCAAATCAACACACTGAACCACGGAGAGGTGGTGTGCGCTGTCACCATCAGTAATCCCACAAGACACGTATACACAGGAGGGAAGGGTTGTGTCAAGGTCTGGGACATTAGTCACCCAGGGAACAAGAGCCCTGTGTCACAGCTCGACTGTCTG AACCGAGACAACTACATCCGCTCCTGTCGCCTGCTCCCCGATGGGCGAACGCTGATAGTGGGTGGTGAGGCGAGCACTTTGTCAATCTGGGATCTGGCCACACCCACGCCCAGGATCAAGGCAGAGTTAACGTCATCAGCACCGGCGTGCTACGCTCTGGCCATCAGTCCGGACTCTAAGgtctgcttctcctgctgcagtgaTGGCAACATCGCAGTCTGGGATTTACACAATCAGACTCTTGTTAG GCAGTTCCAGGGCCACACAGATGGAGCCAGCTGTATTGACATCTCCAATGATGGCACCAAGCTGTGGACCGGAGGCCTCGATAACACAGTTCGCTCCTGGGATCTGAGAGAGGGgcggcagctgcagcagcacgaCTTCACATCACAG ATCTTCTCTCTCGGCTACTGTCCGACGGGAGAGTGGCTCGCTGTGGGAATGGAGAGCAGCAATGTCGAGGTCCTTCATGTCACCAAACCTGACAAATACCAGCTTCATCTACACGAGAGCTGTGTGctttctctgcagtttgcctactGTG GTAAATGGTTTGTGAGCACAGGGAAGGATAACTTACTGAATGCATGGAGAACACCCTATGGAGCCAGCATATTCCAG tctAAAGAATCCTCCTCAGTGCTGAGCTGTGACATATCTGTGGACGACAAGTACATTGTCACCGGTTCAGGGGACAAGAAGGCCACTGTTTACGAGGTCATCTACTAA